One genomic region from Epinephelus fuscoguttatus linkage group LG6, E.fuscoguttatus.final_Chr_v1 encodes:
- the arid5a gene encoding AT-rich interactive domain-containing protein 5A, with the protein MAQEDQSETSQQKAASDEEKGTENQGSPAVIEIHDSMTECEEEARPNLVQMEEKAFVSRLHSFMKDRGTPIERIPHLGFKQINLWRIYKAVEKLGGYDSVTARRLWKKVYDELGGSPGSTSAATCTRRHYEKLVLPFERHVKGEEDRPLPPSKPRKPYKRSLDGKVTKAERKRKRTQSDREMDSEMEILTQRSPEAARQSEAVMHAHPALWAATSERHHQDCSQPNRPPASLCTSVYAHLVQVPTSSPWTAHIPSATGEVISPLEKKKRMAQASLNLPLSPQGEDKERPSVIHCSQSPARASSSRNCNSSDSSPLPLSPSSSRGPSPVSVSSEDNPEENEGKPASGSELSKNCPSSVKNASGCSEESKSVSCSQISKDPAGQSKDVSTQSADSIKVQTKDSTWKPIHKGSSKYSVHPFYSSVRSDWAPTSTSSFTKVIPKSGQLPRPAPIRLGYKIQPGRLMQQDDSLTYPKKLNNMAPWLYQTEKRDKSRTMLQKVPPTQQSLSHSTTSLPASCVLSSYDKSGRDSRHQPLLHPTYLPNRMRLPQSPLMYRHVPMSPAHSALIGSAVYPYPYSIPLLNPNTGYTLPAMHPIYPHKL; encoded by the exons CTCAAGAGGACCAGAGCGAGACGTCACAACAAAAAGCAGCCAGTGATGAAGAGAAGGGGACAGAAAACCAG GGTTCTCCCGCTGTTATCGAGATTCATGACTCAATGACTGAATGTGAGGAAGAAGCAAGGCCTAATCTGGTGCAGATGGAGGAGAAGGCATTTGTGTCAAGGCTGCACTCTTTCATGAAGGACAGAGGAACACCCATAGAGAGGATCCCACATCTGGGCTTCAAACAGA TTAATCTTTGGAGGATCTACAAAGCTGTTGAGAAGCTTGGAGGCTATGATTCA GTGACAGCTCGGCGTCTTTGGAAGAAAGTGTACGATGAGCTGGGAGGAAGTCCAGGTAGCACCAGTGCTGCTACTTGTACTCGCAGACACTACGAAAA GCTGGTGCTGCCCTTTGAAAGACATGtaaaaggagaggaggacagaccTCTGCCTCCAAGCAAACCGAGGAAGCCATATAAGAGAAGTTTGGATGGTAAGGTCACCAAggctgagaggaagaggaaaaggactCAGTCAGATAGAGAGATGGATTCAGAAATGGAG aTACTCACCCAGAGAAGTCCAGAGGCTGCCCGCCAAAGTGAAGCAGTGATGCATGCTCACCCTGCTCTCTGGGCCGCCACCTCTGAGAGACACCACCAAGACTGTTCTCAGCCAAACAGACCCCCTGCCAGTCTTTGCACTTCTGTCTATGCCCACCTTGTTCAGGTCCCCACTTCCAGCCCCTGGACTGCTCATATCCCATCTGCTACTGGGGAGGTCATCTCTCCTCTGGAGAAGAAAAAGCGCATGGCTCAGGCAAGCCTTAACTTGCCCTTGAGTCCCCAGGGCGAGGATAAAGAAAGGCCCTCTGTCATTCACTGCTCCCAGTCTCCAGCCCGGGCTTCGTCCAGTCGGAACTGCAACTCCTCTGACAGCTCCCCACTTCCTTTATCCCCTTCCTCTTCACGCGGCCCCTCCCCTGTCTCTGTTTCATCAGAGGACAATCCAGAAGAGAATGAAGGTAAACCTGCATCAGGCTCTGAGCTATCCAAAAACTGTCCCAGCTCTGTGAAAAATGCATCTGGCTGTAGTGAGGAAAGCAAGTCTGTGAGCTGCAGTCAGATATCCAAAGACCCTGCAGGACAAAGTAAAGACGTTAGCACCCAATCTGCAGACTCGATCAAAGTCCAGACTAAAGACTCTACCTGGAAGCCAATCCACAAAGGCAGTAGCAAATATTCCGTCCATCCTTTTTACTCATCTGTGAGATCTGACTGGGCTCCAACATCTACCTCTAGCTTCACCAAAGTTATTCCAAAATCTGGGCAGCTACCACGGCCCGCTCCTATTCGGCTGGGTTATAAAATCCAGCCGGGCAGATTGATGCAGCAGGACGATTCTCTGACCTATCCGAAGAAGCTCAATAACATGGCTCCGTGGCTTTAtcagacagagaagagagacaAATCCAGGACAATGCTACAAAAAGTTCCCCCCACTCAGCAGAGTCTGTCCCATTCCACCACCAGCCTGCCGGCATCATGCGTACTGTCGAGCTACGACAAATCAGGAAGAGACTCTCGGCACCAGCCTCTATTACACCCTACATATCTCCCCAACAGAATGAGACTACCTCAATCTCCGCTAATGTACCGACATGTCCCAATGAGTCCAGCTCACTCTGCTCTCATTGGGTCTGCTGTTTACCCATATCCCTACTCCATCCCTCTGTTAAATCCCAACACTGGATATACCCTTCCTGCCATGCATCCCATTTACCCCCACAAGCTGTGA
- the gins4 gene encoding DNA replication complex GINS protein SLD5, protein MSDVLSDDGSDVNQDDTQEDVMTPAELIAKLEEAWLNEKFSPELLENRSEVVECVMEQLTHMEANLQRVKKGDAKASIHRMEIDRIRFVLSSYLRSRLQKIEKFFPHVLEREKSRGVGDPSLLSPEEFAFAKEYYANTETYLKAVALKRMPPNLQTVDMLKAVPEPCLDSFVFLRVKERQENIMVEPETDDQREYVVDLEEGSQHLMRYRTIAPLVSSGAVQLI, encoded by the exons ATGTCGGACGTTTTGTCTGATGACGGCAGCGACGTCAACCAAGATGACACTCAAGAGGATGTTATGACCCCGGCGGAGCTGATAGCCAAACTCGAAGAA GCTTGGCTGAATGAGAAGTTCTCACCGGAGCTGCTGGAGAACAGATCAGAGGTGGTGGAGTGtgtgatggagcagctgactcaCATG GAAGCCAACTTACAGCGGGTGAAAAAAGGTGATGCGAAGGCCAGCATCCATCGCATGGAAATAGACAGGATTCGCTTTGTGCTCAGCAGCTACCTGCGCTCTCGCCTGCAGAAG ATTGAAAAGTTTTTCCCGCATGTGTTGGAGAGAGAAAAGTCTCGAGGTGTGGGTGATCCGTCACTGCTTTCACCGGAGGAGTTTGCTTTTGCCAAAGA GTATTACGCCAATACTGAAACCTACCTGAAGGCTGTAGCATTGAAGCGCATGCCCCCCAACCTGCAGACAGTGGACATGCTCAAAGCAG TGCCTGAGCCCTGCTTGGACTCCTTTGTGTTCCTACGAGTGAAGGAGAGACAGGAAAACATCATGGTCGAGCCTGAAACAGATGATCAGAG AGAGTACGTTGTAGATCTCGAGGAGGGCTCTCAGCATCTAATGCGGTATCGAACCATAGCACCACTTGTTTCAAGTGGAGCCGTGCAGTTAATTTGA
- the ppp1r3c2b gene encoding protein phosphatase 1 regulatory subunit 3C-B-like — translation MEVSSTTVLPMVGLGSMAHSAGLAEIAVRLCLNQSKQLCPHVWVPILKPLRPCIRPSISDQLSSDVLSRAYLTNPFPSSLDDWDDDDDVLLPIKNKRVIFADSCGLSLTAVRVFSDEEEQPDLDLLPSLQGLGSMTEDGYSCTVSTCCPGTSLKLGFPQPSADFQAFRAKLAESMVTLENCSLTEQIVQGTVRVRNISFQKDVRIRITFDSWQSYRDLPCTYVQKRFGGPQTDIFEFEVAIPKVLDAKRKIEFCLSYLPGGHSEPFWDNNSGQNYSIAVCVSSHLCRGKNPSERA, via the exons ATGGAGGTGTCCAGTACAAC TGTCCTGCCCATGGTCGGCCTCGGGTCCATGGCCCACTCAGCTGGACTTGCGGAGATTGCTGTCAGACTGTGCTTGAACCAAAGTAAACAGCTCTGTCCTCATGTTTGGGTTCCCATCCTGAAGCCCCTGCGCCCTTGCATCCGCCCCTCAATTTCAGATCAGCTATCCTCTGACGTCTTGAGCCGAGCCTATCTGACCAACCCCTTCCCATCTTCCTTGGACGACTgggacgatgatgatgatgttttgcTCCCAATCAAGAACAAACGTGTGATTTTCGCTGACTCGTGCGGATTGTCCCTAACAGCCGTGCGGGTGTTTTCTGACGAAGAGGAGCAGCCTGACCTTGACCTCCTGCCATCGCTGCAGGGATTGGGAAGCATGACAGAGGATGGCTACAGCTGCACCGTCAGCACCTGCTGCCCAGGAACGAGCCTCAAACTGGGCTTCCCGCAGCCTTCTGCAGATTTCCAGGCCTTTCGTGCCAAGCTGGCAGAGAGCATGGTTACCCTGGAGAACTGCAGCCTTACAGAACAGATCGTCCAAGGTACCGTCCGAGTCAGGAACATCAGTTTCCAGAAGGATGTGCGTATACGTATCACCTTTGACTCGTGGCAGAGTTACAGAGACTTGCCCTGTACGTACGTGCAGAAACGCTTCGGAGGGCCTCAGACAGATATCTTTGAATTTGAAGTAGCCATTCCTAAAGTCCTAGATGCCAAAAGGAAGATAGAATTCTGTTTAAGTTATTTACCAGGAGGGCACAGCGAGCCGTTTTGGGACAATAACAGCGGACAGAATTACAgcattgctgtgtgtgtgagctcacaCCTCTGTCGCGGGAAGAATCCAAGTGAAAGGGCATGA
- the LOC125890375 gene encoding phytanoyl-CoA hydroxylase-interacting protein, with protein sequence MTEMDAPLSTPCNIQICEVTCDSFRIMWDMTPEDSARATHFFIDLSRKESRDPNRFKHRDVPTKLVAKAVPLPMAVRGHWFLSPRTEYCVAVQTAVRQPDGDYLVSEWSQVVEFCTGDYAMEHLQQLLDKAKGSAGRLLKFSVFYRNQHPDYFDYVRRECGGLMRPALKDISGSHGSPINGKLQGVFFSCNTEFDTGLPPKDSPYGPLRFQIPAGRLLNPNISLYFADFYCMYTAYHYVVLVLAPVGSEGDNFCRTRLPMLDLASNPFLTYNAPQRPEEEPLYCHASDVILEVLFTDPVPLDQGSVEQISGHHQLMSLTTANAKKDPSCKVCNISVGR encoded by the exons ATGACAGAAATGGACGCCCCTCTCTCCACCCCCTGCAACATCCAGATTTGTGAGGTGACCTGCGACTCCTTCCGCATTATGTGGGACATGACCCCTGAGGACAGTGCCAGAGCCACACACTTCTTCATTGACCTAAGCCGCAAAGAGAGCAGGGACCCCAACCGCTTCAAACACAGG GATGTGCCAACCAAGCTGGTGGCCAAAGCTGTGCCTCTGCCCATGGCAGTGAGGGGACACTGGTTCCTCAGCCCGCGGACAGAGTACTGTGTTGCTGTCCAAACTGCTGTCCGACAGCCAGACGGCGACTACCTGGTGTCGGAGTGGAGCCAGGTGGTGGAGTTCTGCACCGGGG ACTATGCTATGGAGCACCTTCAGCAGCTTCTTGACAAGGCCAAGGGCTCTGCAGGGAGGCTGCTgaaattttctgtgttttatcgTAACCAACACCCAGACTACTTCGACTATGTCAG GAGGGAATGTGGCGGCCTGATGCGTCCAGCTCTAAAAGACATCAGTGGCAGTCATGGTTCTCCTATCAACGGCAAACTGCAGGGAGTCTTCTTCAGCTGCAACACAGAGTTTGATACAGGCCTCCCTCCCAAAGACTCCCCATACGGCCCCCTGCGTTTCCAGATCCCAGCTGGACGCCTGCTCAACCCCAACATTTCTCTGTACTTTGCAGACTTCTACTGTATGTACACAGCCTACCACTATGTAGTGCTGGTGCTGGCCCCTGTTGGCTCAGAGGGAGATAACTTCTGTCGCACCCGCCTTCCTATGCTGGACTTGGCCTCCAACCCCTTCCTGACATATAATGCCCCCCAGAGACCGGAGGAGGAGCCTCTGTACTGCCATGCCAGCGACGTCATCCTTGAGGTGCTTTTCACGGATCCGGTTCCTTTGGATCAGGGCAGTGTGGAGCAGATCAGCGGGCACCACCAGCTTATGAGTCTGACTACTGCAAACGCCAAAAAAGACCCCAGCTGCAAAGTGTGCAACATCAGTGTGGGACGCTGA